Proteins encoded within one genomic window of Synechococcus sp. PCC 7335:
- a CDS encoding ammonium transporter, with product MSNFTMRKRKYPRRSASPWDANVPPFTEMASRALSRAFGRRFAWGWLACIPLAFTIVATWGFAAHAQEVTADDVQIVLDNIWIVVAAILVIFMNAGFGMLETGFCRQKNAVNILAKNLIVFALATLSFWALGFALAFGEGNGLFGLSGFFLAGSDPTEPVFGTLTTPVFFLFQAAFAGTAATIVSGAVAERVKFSSFIVFSVLLTAISYPISAHWVWGGGWLSDMSFLGEGVAFSDFAGSTVVHSVGGWAALMGAIFLGPRIGKYQDGAVNAIPGHNMSIATLGCLILWIGWFGFNPGSELAASLNVPQIALVTNLAAAAGGIGATFTAWSLSGKPDLSMVINGILAGLVGITAGCGGIGYWGAVIVGLIAGIIVVFSVGFFDSIKIDDPVGATSVHLVCGIWGTLAVGLFDGEAGLFFGGGITQLIAQIIGIVAIGLFTVVVTGILWVIIKSLIGLRVSSEEELKGLDIGEHGMEAYSGFLKDTSDMGGII from the coding sequence ATGTCTAATTTTACAATGAGAAAAAGAAAGTATCCGAGGCGCAGCGCGTCGCCTTGGGATGCGAATGTACCTCCGTTTACAGAGATGGCTAGCCGAGCATTGAGCCGTGCGTTTGGCCGTCGATTTGCTTGGGGTTGGTTAGCCTGCATTCCCCTGGCATTCACTATCGTAGCCACTTGGGGATTTGCTGCTCATGCGCAAGAAGTCACTGCTGACGATGTTCAAATAGTTTTAGACAACATCTGGATTGTTGTTGCGGCTATTTTAGTCATCTTCATGAATGCTGGGTTCGGCATGTTAGAGACTGGCTTTTGTCGTCAAAAAAATGCAGTCAACATCTTAGCGAAGAATTTGATTGTCTTTGCTTTGGCAACGTTGTCTTTCTGGGCACTGGGCTTTGCACTAGCGTTTGGAGAAGGCAATGGCCTTTTCGGTCTAAGTGGATTCTTCTTAGCGGGAAGCGATCCGACTGAACCGGTCTTTGGGACTTTAACAACGCCCGTATTCTTTCTATTCCAGGCTGCGTTTGCAGGTACTGCGGCCACAATCGTATCAGGCGCAGTTGCAGAGCGAGTGAAGTTCTCTAGCTTTATTGTCTTTAGTGTTCTGCTAACGGCGATTTCTTATCCCATCAGTGCGCACTGGGTTTGGGGCGGCGGCTGGCTTTCTGATATGAGTTTCCTAGGTGAGGGGGTTGCCTTTAGCGATTTTGCTGGGTCTACTGTGGTTCACTCGGTTGGGGGTTGGGCTGCGCTGATGGGCGCTATCTTCCTCGGGCCTCGGATTGGCAAGTATCAAGATGGTGCTGTTAATGCGATTCCTGGCCACAACATGAGTATTGCTACCCTGGGCTGTTTGATCCTGTGGATTGGCTGGTTTGGCTTTAACCCTGGTTCTGAACTAGCAGCTAGCTTGAACGTGCCTCAAATTGCGCTAGTGACCAACTTGGCTGCGGCTGCAGGTGGTATCGGTGCAACGTTCACCGCCTGGTCGCTTAGCGGCAAGCCCGATCTATCAATGGTAATCAACGGCATCTTGGCTGGCCTAGTTGGCATTACGGCCGGCTGTGGCGGCATCGGCTACTGGGGTGCAGTAATAGTGGGCCTAATTGCCGGCATCATTGTTGTTTTCTCAGTTGGCTTTTTTGACAGCATCAAGATTGACGATCCAGTAGGTGCTACCTCTGTTCACCTTGTTTGTGGTATCTGGGGCACGTTAGCCGTTGGCCTATTCGATGGCGAAGCTGGTTTGTTCTTTGGCGGTGGGATTACGCAGCTGATTGCTCAAATCATCGGCATCGTTGCTATTGGTTTGTTCACTGTAGTCGTCACTGGTATTTTGTGGGTGATTATCAAGTCTTTGATCGGCTTGCGGGTTAGCTCTGAAGAAGAACTCAAGGGCCTAGATATCGGCGAGCACGGTATGGAAGCTTACAGCGGTTTCCTTAAGGACACTAGTGATATGGGCGGTATCATCTAA